A genomic region of Metopolophium dirhodum isolate CAU chromosome 1, ASM1992520v1, whole genome shotgun sequence contains the following coding sequences:
- the LOC132934765 gene encoding chromobox protein homolog 5-like, with protein MFSRTREAVANIEPSGTAAEEEYSVEKVLDKRTRNNQIEYLLKWDGYNHHHNTWEPLENLDCKDLINEYEETERKRTEKVGRGGSGYKRTLSTSMVKTVGLLKGHRKIRNKKNNVIDNYDTDNDELPIMKIPERIMGATDASGQLIFLMKWRGVKELDLIPAKEANLKWPQIVIQFYEERFEI; from the exons ATGTTTTCAAG AACTAGAGAAGCCGTTGCAAACATAGAACCTAGTGGTACTGCTGCAGAAGAGGAATATTCTGTGGAAAAAGTTTTAGATAAACGTACAAGAAACAATCAAATagaatatttacttaaatgggATGGCTACAATCATCATCATAATACTTGGGAACCCCTCGAAAATCTTGATTGCAAAGACTTAATAAACGAGTACGAAGAAACGGAAAGAAAAAGAACGGAAAAAGTTGGGCGTGGTGGCAGTGGCTATAAACGTACACTTTCAACTTCAATGGTTAAAACTGTTGGGTTATTAAAAGGTCATCGTAAGATCAGGAATAAAAAGAACAATGTAATTGACAATTATGACACGGACAATGACGAATTACCAATTATGAAAATTCCAGAAAGAATTATGGGTGCAACTGATGCTAGTGgccaattgatatttttaatgaagtGGAGAGGAGTAAAAGAACTCGATTTAATCCCAGCTAAAGAGGCTAATTTAAAGTGGCCTCAAATTGTTATTCAGTTCTATGAAGAAAGATTTGAAATATGA